From a single Microbacterium terrisoli genomic region:
- a CDS encoding FAD-dependent oxidoreductase, producing the protein MHDHRSRPRTVPTPRGLRRHALGARTTLVPRRRTTWRHPAGRALCGARTEPSRGQGRRQLARPVLVERARGSAWEYPTASAARREQVRLHHLRHAEDFLWFLANDPGVPAPVRTEMQHWGLPRDEFADTDHLPHQLYVREARRMLGESLLTEHDLRAGRLPTDVVALGSYHLDIREVQRVWRWVHEHPRPVAMVFTEGYLSVPVPVYGIGYGALLPRRDDCRNLLAAVCVSASHVAFSSIRMEPQYQMLGQAAGTAAALATRRGVDIHDIDIAELQDRLRAHGAVLSV; encoded by the coding sequence GTGCATGACCACCGCAGCCGACCGCGTACCGTTCCGACGCCGCGCGGGCTTCGACGACACGCACTGGGAGCTCGGACGACGCTTGTTCCACGCCGCCGAACGACGTGGCGACATCCGGCCGGCCGGGCACTATGTGGGGCTCGAACCGAACCTTCCCGCGGGCAAGGTCGACGGCAACTCGCTCGGCCCGTTCTCGTTGAACGTGCTCGAGGAAGCGCATGGGAGTATCCGACGGCATCCGCGGCCCGACGCGAACAGGTGCGCCTCCACCACCTCCGCCACGCCGAGGACTTCCTCTGGTTCCTCGCCAACGACCCCGGCGTGCCCGCGCCGGTGCGTACCGAGATGCAGCACTGGGGGCTGCCCCGCGACGAGTTCGCCGACACCGACCACTTGCCCCACCAGCTGTACGTGCGCGAGGCACGGCGCATGCTCGGCGAGTCGCTGCTGACCGAGCACGACCTGCGTGCGGGCCGACTGCCCACCGACGTCGTGGCGCTCGGCTCGTACCACCTCGACATCCGGGAGGTCCAGCGGGTCTGGCGCTGGGTGCACGAGCACCCGCGCCCGGTCGCCATGGTGTTCACCGAGGGCTATCTCTCCGTACCGGTGCCGGTATACGGCATCGGATACGGGGCGCTGTTGCCGCGGCGCGACGACTGCCGCAACCTCTTGGCGGCCGTGTGCGTCTCGGCCTCGCATGTGGCGTTCTCATCGATCCGCATGGAGCCGCAGTATCAGATGCTCGGACAGGCCGCGGGAACCGCCGCCGCGCTCGCGACACGCCGGGGCGTCGACATCCATGACATCGACATCGCAGAACTGCAGGACCGGCTGCGCGCGCACGGCGCGGTGCTGTCAGTCTGA
- a CDS encoding carbohydrate ABC transporter permease, whose protein sequence is MTTAGAPGRHRRKRVRDHYSKREAIAGYLFISPWIIGFLIFTAFSMLYSLYISFSDYNLATNTSRPVGFDNYAQLIEDPKVILSLGNTLYFAVIAVPAEIIVALLLAMLLDKMTRASGFFRTVYYLPKMTPAVATASVFFLLLNGNSGAVNKFLGLLGIQGPQWLVDPAWVKPSIVLMTLWAVGGTMVIFLAALKNVPTELYEVASIDGAGAFRKFWTITLPMISGALFFNVIVLSIAAFQVFDQAFVLFWNNQSTSSPDAALFYGIYLFQQAFQQFNFGFAAAMAWLMFVIILIVTAIQVKFSSKFVYYEGDR, encoded by the coding sequence CTGACGACGGCCGGCGCGCCAGGTCGGCACCGCCGTAAACGGGTGCGGGACCACTACAGCAAGCGTGAGGCCATCGCAGGTTACCTGTTCATCTCGCCGTGGATCATCGGGTTCCTCATCTTCACCGCCTTCTCGATGCTGTATAGCCTCTATATATCGTTCAGCGACTACAACCTCGCCACGAATACCTCTCGCCCCGTCGGGTTCGACAATTACGCGCAGCTGATCGAGGATCCGAAAGTCATCCTGTCGCTGGGCAACACCCTGTACTTCGCCGTGATCGCCGTTCCCGCGGAGATCATTGTGGCCCTGCTGCTGGCGATGCTCCTGGATAAGATGACCCGTGCGAGCGGCTTCTTCCGCACCGTCTACTATCTGCCCAAGATGACTCCGGCAGTGGCGACCGCCTCGGTGTTCTTCCTCCTGCTGAACGGCAACAGCGGCGCGGTCAATAAGTTCCTGGGTCTGCTCGGCATCCAGGGGCCGCAGTGGCTGGTGGACCCGGCCTGGGTCAAACCGAGCATCGTGCTCATGACGTTGTGGGCCGTCGGCGGGACCATGGTCATCTTCCTCGCGGCGCTGAAGAACGTGCCCACCGAGTTGTACGAGGTCGCCTCGATCGACGGGGCGGGCGCGTTCCGCAAGTTCTGGACCATTACGCTGCCTATGATCTCGGGCGCCCTGTTCTTCAACGTGATCGTGCTCTCGATCGCGGCGTTCCAGGTGTTCGACCAGGCCTTCGTGCTGTTCTGGAACAACCAGAGCACGAGTTCGCCGGACGCCGCTCTGTTCTACGGCATCTACCTGTTCCAGCAGGCGTTCCAGCAGTTCAACTTCGGCTTCGCCGCTGCGATGGCGTGGCTGATGTTCGTGATCATCCTCATCGTCACCGCCATTCAGGTGAAGTTCAGCAGCAAGTTCGTCTACTACGAGGGAGACCGCTGA
- a CDS encoding carbohydrate ABC transporter permease, whose translation MSLRQETPGLAQAVPEQAAALTPPVKRRRPAWLRTPQTFLGKLILALVGVAVSLLFLYPFIWLLAASFKPRGEVFDNRLIPKTFSPGNYVAVWDQLPLLSWIGNSVGIAILAAVAVAVSSSIVAFGFAYFRFPGRNMLFGLVLATMMLPGAVTMIPIYLIWKDIGLLGTWAPLWAANLFGSAFYIFLQRQFFLGLPKELFEAARLDGASYWGLFWRIAMPLSIPSFIIVLLFEFQASWNNFQGALIYLNAGTPDGFTAPLGISYAMALFNPSSGGHGDYQYVMVASLIVTLPMLILFAFGQRYFVEGIATTGRKG comes from the coding sequence ATGTCGTTGCGGCAAGAGACCCCGGGGCTCGCGCAAGCAGTGCCCGAGCAGGCGGCCGCGCTGACGCCGCCGGTGAAGCGGCGCCGGCCGGCGTGGCTGCGCACACCGCAGACCTTTCTAGGCAAGCTGATCCTCGCCCTGGTCGGGGTTGCCGTGTCGCTGCTGTTCCTGTATCCGTTCATCTGGCTGCTGGCGGCGAGCTTCAAGCCGCGTGGCGAGGTGTTCGACAACCGGTTGATTCCGAAGACGTTCTCTCCGGGGAACTATGTCGCGGTGTGGGACCAACTGCCGCTGCTGAGCTGGATCGGCAACAGCGTCGGGATCGCGATCCTCGCCGCAGTGGCCGTCGCGGTGTCCAGTTCCATCGTCGCGTTCGGATTCGCATATTTCCGATTCCCCGGCCGCAATATGCTGTTCGGCCTGGTGCTGGCCACCATGATGCTCCCCGGCGCGGTCACGATGATCCCGATCTATCTCATCTGGAAGGACATCGGGCTGCTGGGCACCTGGGCGCCGCTGTGGGCGGCCAACCTGTTCGGGTCGGCGTTCTATATCTTCCTGCAACGACAGTTCTTCCTCGGTCTGCCCAAAGAGCTGTTCGAGGCCGCGCGGCTGGACGGCGCCAGCTATTGGGGGTTGTTCTGGCGCATCGCGATGCCGCTGTCGATCCCGTCGTTCATCATCGTGCTGCTGTTCGAATTCCAGGCCAGCTGGAACAATTTCCAGGGTGCCTTGATCTATCTGAACGCCGGCACGCCGGACGGCTTCACCGCGCCTCTGGGCATCTCGTATGCGATGGCGCTGTTCAACCCCTCGTCGGGTGGCCACGGAGACTACCAATACGTCATGGTGGCGTCGCTGATCGTCACCCTGCCGATGCTCATCCTGTTCGCCTTCGGGCAAAGGTACTTCGTCGAGGGGATCGCCACGACGGGCCGGAAGGGGTGA
- a CDS encoding ABC transporter substrate-binding protein — MAGVPVQERKEMRKQLIGLLALGAVAAMTLTACSSGGGTGKTGGSDVDYSAKPSGTLNAWAFNNADDVGKARLGYAAAQLKGVDVKIDGSGFDPQKFTTRLASGNVPDIVQLDRPNVTQYAAQGLLMPLDACFKARGVDPQKRWYPYVVDDVTYKGKVWAAPQFYQPPAILLNMDVLRAAGVTPDQIDTSKPDVLLPAIAKMYKASGGVPTTLGLDPDVPNNDGLWVLGMGGQITDADGKPTLDDPKNAAGIDLLKKIMDAQGGYAKVKSLKDSFDAFGDNNQFVAKQVGADVYAQWYPNVLSPYLDKIDLQAVPFKGSDGKPFSVAGGTSFAIPVGAKNPVAACAWMDEITNLDSWIAAEEARVATLKKNGGINTGLFTGSPEADQKIRDGYVKPSGNADFDQVIQTYYGVLDYGKTFGSSPAGQTITQELANAVTSVLLGEKSTDQALKDAQAASLRAYDNATKG, encoded by the coding sequence ATGGCCGGTGTACCGGTCCAGGAAAGGAAAGAAATGCGCAAGCAACTGATCGGGCTGCTGGCTCTGGGGGCAGTCGCAGCGATGACGCTGACAGCCTGTTCCTCCGGCGGCGGCACGGGCAAGACCGGTGGCTCTGACGTCGACTACAGCGCAAAGCCGAGCGGCACCCTCAACGCCTGGGCGTTCAACAACGCAGATGATGTGGGCAAGGCGCGCCTCGGCTATGCGGCGGCGCAGCTGAAGGGCGTCGACGTGAAGATCGACGGCTCCGGCTTTGACCCGCAGAAGTTCACGACGCGACTGGCCAGCGGGAACGTGCCTGACATCGTCCAGCTGGATCGTCCGAACGTCACACAGTACGCGGCTCAGGGACTGCTGATGCCGCTGGACGCTTGCTTCAAGGCGCGTGGCGTCGACCCGCAGAAGCGGTGGTACCCGTACGTCGTGGACGACGTGACATACAAGGGCAAAGTGTGGGCGGCGCCGCAGTTCTACCAGCCGCCGGCAATCCTTCTCAACATGGACGTGCTCAGGGCCGCAGGGGTGACCCCGGACCAGATCGACACCTCGAAGCCGGATGTCTTGCTGCCCGCCATCGCGAAGATGTACAAGGCCTCCGGTGGCGTGCCGACCACCTTGGGCCTGGATCCCGACGTCCCCAACAACGACGGGCTTTGGGTGCTGGGCATGGGCGGCCAGATTACCGACGCTGACGGTAAGCCGACGCTCGACGACCCGAAGAATGCTGCCGGCATTGATCTTCTGAAGAAGATCATGGATGCCCAGGGAGGCTACGCGAAGGTCAAGAGCCTCAAGGACTCGTTCGACGCCTTCGGCGACAACAACCAGTTCGTGGCCAAGCAAGTTGGGGCCGACGTCTACGCGCAGTGGTACCCGAACGTGCTCTCGCCGTATCTCGACAAGATCGACCTGCAGGCGGTGCCGTTCAAGGGCTCCGACGGCAAGCCGTTCTCAGTTGCCGGTGGCACGTCGTTCGCGATCCCGGTTGGGGCGAAGAACCCCGTTGCCGCGTGCGCTTGGATGGATGAGATCACGAACCTTGACTCCTGGATCGCCGCCGAGGAGGCCCGCGTGGCGACCCTGAAGAAGAATGGCGGTATCAACACCGGTCTGTTCACCGGTTCGCCGGAGGCCGACCAAAAGATCCGCGACGGATACGTCAAGCCGTCGGGCAACGCCGACTTCGATCAGGTCATCCAGACGTACTACGGCGTGCTGGACTATGGCAAGACCTTCGGCTCGTCGCCGGCGGGCCAGACCATCACGCAGGAGCTGGCCAACGCCGTCACCTCCGTCCTCCTCGGCGAGAAGTCGACGGATCAGGCGCTGAAGGACGCGCAGGCAGCGTCCTTGCGCGCGTACGACAACGCCACCAAAGGCTAA
- a CDS encoding ABC transporter ATP-binding protein, whose product MTAPPVGSSPLRLLLWQAGRQPWTLLGGVAFGILWMLCQVVWPLFLGRAIDAATATGLAGVLPWCAGLAAVAVAQAGFAVLRHRMAVSNWLRSSLSVSRIIGHHSAETGTAMSTGTSAGEVASTIANDALRVGEMFDVTARFSGGVVAYVAVGVVSMLTSVSLGLFVLIGMPVLLAILSLFLRPLQRRQLAWRREQGTLAELATDTVVGLRVLRGIGGEEEFLARYVTHSEELRRRGVAVARLSSWLDALQVLLPGLFIATVVWLGARLVLAGQISAGELVTFYGYSVFLLIPLRTSVEAAMAFSRGFVAVGRVLEVLGVQRAVTDPVDPVPPPAPGVEIRDVASGVEIAGGLFTALVAEDPSAAARVAVRLGRFDDSVHRDAPVLWGGIDHTRVRVHDIRERIVVSSATPHLFAGTLRDGLDVRGVSRGHAPMPADGPLDRALETAAARDAIDALPAGLDEHVPERGSVFSGGQRQRLSLARVLALDPEVLVLIEPTSALDANTEAVIARRLRRARDGRTTVIVTESPLVLGQMHIIHVMSGGVVIGTGTHDDLLHRTDHAAEVYRSIVARTVNEAEPPAQPRRDPAWTGAIDLAWKQAVATGAIPTQDTPREKN is encoded by the coding sequence ATGACCGCGCCGCCGGTAGGCTCTTCGCCCCTGCGTCTGCTGCTGTGGCAGGCAGGACGTCAGCCCTGGACGCTGCTGGGCGGCGTCGCGTTCGGCATCCTCTGGATGCTGTGCCAGGTGGTCTGGCCGTTGTTCCTGGGTCGCGCGATCGACGCCGCCACGGCGACGGGGCTGGCTGGTGTGCTGCCGTGGTGTGCGGGACTTGCGGCGGTCGCCGTGGCGCAGGCGGGCTTCGCCGTGCTGCGGCACCGGATGGCCGTGTCGAACTGGCTGCGGTCCTCACTGTCTGTGTCCCGCATCATCGGACATCACAGTGCGGAGACTGGGACCGCGATGAGCACCGGCACCTCGGCCGGCGAGGTGGCCTCGACCATCGCCAACGATGCACTGCGGGTGGGCGAGATGTTCGACGTCACCGCCCGGTTCTCCGGCGGCGTGGTCGCCTACGTCGCCGTCGGTGTCGTGTCCATGTTGACCTCGGTGTCCCTGGGTCTGTTCGTCTTGATCGGGATGCCAGTGCTGCTGGCGATCCTCTCCTTGTTCCTGCGGCCGCTGCAGCGACGCCAACTGGCTTGGCGGCGGGAGCAGGGTACGCTCGCGGAGCTGGCGACCGACACCGTCGTCGGGCTGCGCGTGCTGCGCGGAATCGGGGGCGAGGAGGAGTTCCTCGCCCGATATGTGACGCACTCTGAGGAGCTGCGTCGCCGTGGCGTGGCTGTCGCCCGCCTGTCATCGTGGCTGGACGCGCTCCAGGTGCTGCTGCCCGGGCTCTTCATCGCGACGGTGGTGTGGCTCGGCGCGCGACTCGTGCTGGCCGGTCAGATCAGTGCGGGCGAGCTGGTCACGTTCTACGGGTATTCCGTCTTCTTGCTCATCCCGTTGCGCACCTCCGTGGAGGCGGCGATGGCGTTCTCCCGCGGATTCGTGGCGGTGGGGCGCGTGCTGGAGGTGCTCGGCGTGCAGCGCGCGGTCACCGACCCCGTCGACCCGGTTCCGCCACCCGCGCCCGGCGTGGAGATCAGGGATGTGGCCTCCGGGGTGGAGATCGCCGGTGGCCTGTTCACGGCTCTGGTCGCCGAAGACCCGAGCGCTGCCGCGCGCGTGGCCGTGCGCTTGGGTCGGTTCGACGACAGCGTGCATCGCGACGCCCCCGTGCTGTGGGGCGGCATCGACCACACGCGGGTGCGCGTCCACGACATCCGCGAGCGCATCGTGGTCAGCAGCGCGACGCCGCATCTTTTCGCCGGCACGTTGCGGGACGGCCTCGACGTGCGCGGCGTGAGCCGCGGGCACGCGCCGATGCCTGCGGACGGACCACTGGATCGCGCGTTGGAGACCGCGGCCGCCCGCGACGCGATCGACGCCCTCCCCGCCGGTCTCGATGAGCACGTCCCCGAGCGCGGGAGCGTGTTCTCCGGGGGTCAGCGTCAACGACTGAGCCTGGCACGGGTGCTCGCGCTGGACCCGGAGGTGCTGGTGCTGATCGAGCCAACCAGCGCGTTGGACGCCAATACCGAGGCTGTAATCGCCCGCCGGTTGCGCCGCGCGCGTGACGGCCGGACCACGGTGATCGTCACCGAGAGCCCGCTGGTGCTCGGCCAGATGCACATAATCCATGTCATGAGCGGCGGCGTCGTGATTGGCACTGGCACCCACGATGATCTGCTGCATCGCACCGACCACGCCGCAGAGGTCTACCGCTCGATCGTGGCACGCACCGTGAACGAGGCCGAGCCGCCCGCGCAGCCGCGCCGGGATCCGGCGTGGACGGGAGCCATCGATCTCGCGTGGAAGCAGGCCGTGGCCACTGGGGCGATTCCCACGCAGGACACGCCCAGGGAGAAGAACTGA
- a CDS encoding ABC transporter ATP-binding protein yields the protein MLLPIADGRALRTTIGRLIARHRLQLAVVVMLQIVAALTGLAGPLIIGRLIDAMTRGAADAATVDLALVILATTVVAQAILTRFAQLASLRLGETVFARLREGFLESVLALPLSTVEIAGTGDLLSRTTSDIDSVAQIVRFGVPRLLITGVTAILTALAAAFVNPLLALVLLAGAPLLWAGTRWYMKRSKAGYRRQLASYGRLVGVVGETVEGAQTIDALDLAEAQRRKIDDALLERRNAEWYTLGLRSVWYPVTTLGLLLPVVLVLLVGGIMIGGGIATAGQVAAIALYSMQLAGPVEELVTWMDRIQVGTTALARIVGVEQVPADREPGDARPQSDRLVAEDVRFFYRDGTEVLHGVDLAPTPGERIAIVGPSGSGKSTFGRLLTGIAAPTSGRVKLGGVELTRLPIPELRERVALVTQEQHVFVGTLADNLRLAAPQALETELIEALRVVGAAGWLRALSQGLNTRVGSGGVVLTPAQAQQVALARLVLLDPQTLVLDEATSLIDPRAARGLERALDRVLEGRTVIAIAHRLHTARDADRVVVMRDGRITEAGSHDELVALGGEYAGLWNAWHGTAGEPPTH from the coding sequence ATGTTGCTGCCCATCGCCGACGGACGTGCCCTGCGGACGACGATCGGTCGCTTGATCGCCCGCCATCGTCTGCAGCTGGCCGTCGTCGTGATGCTGCAGATCGTTGCGGCGCTGACCGGACTGGCCGGACCGCTCATCATCGGTCGCCTCATCGATGCGATGACGCGGGGCGCCGCGGACGCAGCCACCGTCGACCTCGCGCTCGTGATCCTGGCGACAACCGTGGTCGCGCAGGCGATCCTGACGCGCTTCGCTCAGTTGGCATCGCTGCGTCTGGGCGAGACGGTCTTCGCTCGACTTCGTGAAGGGTTCCTCGAGTCCGTTCTGGCACTGCCGTTGTCGACCGTCGAGATTGCCGGCACAGGCGACCTGCTGTCCCGGACCACGAGCGATATCGACTCGGTCGCGCAGATCGTGCGCTTCGGCGTGCCCCGTCTGCTCATCACCGGAGTCACGGCGATCCTGACGGCCCTGGCCGCTGCGTTCGTCAATCCGCTGCTGGCGTTGGTGCTGCTCGCCGGGGCACCTCTGCTGTGGGCGGGTACCCGCTGGTACATGAAGCGGTCCAAGGCCGGTTATCGGCGGCAGCTCGCATCGTACGGGCGGCTCGTGGGTGTGGTTGGCGAGACGGTTGAGGGCGCGCAGACGATCGATGCGCTTGACCTCGCCGAGGCGCAACGACGGAAGATCGACGACGCGCTGCTGGAGCGGCGCAACGCCGAGTGGTACACGCTGGGGCTGCGGTCGGTCTGGTATCCGGTGACGACGCTGGGCCTGCTGCTCCCAGTGGTGCTGGTCCTGCTGGTGGGAGGGATCATGATCGGCGGAGGTATCGCCACCGCCGGCCAGGTCGCGGCCATCGCCCTGTACTCCATGCAGTTGGCTGGTCCGGTCGAGGAGCTGGTGACCTGGATGGATCGCATCCAGGTGGGCACGACGGCGCTCGCACGCATCGTCGGCGTGGAGCAGGTACCGGCCGACCGCGAACCCGGTGACGCGCGCCCGCAGAGCGACCGGCTCGTCGCCGAGGACGTGCGGTTCTTCTACCGGGACGGCACCGAGGTGCTGCACGGGGTCGATCTTGCTCCGACGCCGGGAGAGCGGATCGCGATCGTGGGCCCCTCCGGGTCGGGCAAGTCGACGTTCGGCCGCTTGTTGACCGGCATCGCGGCGCCGACCTCGGGCAGGGTGAAGCTCGGCGGGGTGGAACTGACCCGACTGCCGATCCCGGAGCTTCGCGAGCGTGTCGCCCTGGTGACCCAGGAGCAGCACGTGTTCGTGGGCACGCTCGCCGACAACCTGCGGCTGGCCGCTCCGCAGGCGCTGGAGACCGAGCTGATCGAGGCGCTGCGGGTCGTCGGCGCGGCCGGCTGGCTGCGTGCCCTGTCGCAGGGGCTCAACACGCGCGTCGGCTCGGGCGGAGTCGTGCTCACGCCCGCCCAGGCCCAGCAGGTCGCACTCGCGCGGCTCGTACTGCTGGACCCGCAGACGCTCGTGCTCGACGAAGCGACTTCGCTGATCGATCCTCGTGCCGCCCGCGGACTCGAACGCGCGCTCGATCGTGTTCTGGAAGGCCGCACGGTCATCGCGATCGCGCACCGTCTGCACACCGCGCGCGATGCCGACCGGGTCGTCGTCATGCGCGACGGCCGGATCACCGAAGCCGGCTCGCACGACGAGCTGGTGGCGCTGGGCGGCGAGTACGCGGGACTGTGGAATGCGTGGCATGGCACCGCGGGGGAGCCTCCGACGCACTGA